One Kitasatospora sp. NBC_01287 DNA window includes the following coding sequences:
- a CDS encoding MFS transporter, with protein MTTVGSATPAARLPAALRDPVIAATLLAAVLHLIWALALANDAGDLAAQYAWTEFTRQHPDAAYNLSWYGGIHTASYSVLSPYLMGLLGVRTTGVLAGTASAALAAVLLTRSGLRRPLAPALWTAFALWCDVASGRVTFAVGVAFGLAATVLAFTRGGPRLRGTALFALAALATMGSPVVGLFLEVAAAALLLTGRRRDCWPLAAAPVVVVTGTSLLFPFYGVQPFDWWAAAPVVAAALAVAWLVPDDWSAVRRGALVYAAGVVLVWLVPSPVGSNVERLSLLFAGSVLLAVLLNARRLTRRRALLVAVAYLSVACWLTGRTMGDLVVTVPVARAAADGKALINELHQVGADRARVEVVPLASHWEASGVAPYVDLARGWNRQADVTRNPLFYADKLAPQDYHTWLRRWGVGFVALSTDKPDDAAVEEAALVSAGQPWLAPVWQHGSWRLFRVTDATPLAEPPAVVQQAGPASLTVRVPNAGPVHLLLPWSPWLGIAGDQGDADGCLAEAGDWTVLYAPAPGTYRIAGKYSFDRGSPCRSGLAKGR; from the coding sequence ATGACCACCGTGGGGTCGGCGACTCCCGCTGCCCGCCTGCCCGCCGCCCTGCGCGATCCGGTGATCGCCGCCACCCTGCTGGCCGCGGTGCTGCACCTGATCTGGGCCCTGGCGCTGGCCAACGACGCGGGTGATCTGGCGGCGCAGTACGCCTGGACCGAGTTCACCCGCCAGCACCCTGACGCGGCGTACAACCTGTCCTGGTACGGCGGGATCCACACCGCCTCGTACAGCGTGCTGTCGCCGTACCTGATGGGCCTGCTGGGAGTGCGGACCACCGGTGTGCTGGCCGGCACCGCCTCCGCCGCGCTGGCGGCCGTCCTGCTCACCCGCTCGGGTCTGCGGCGGCCGCTGGCCCCGGCGCTCTGGACGGCGTTCGCGCTCTGGTGCGACGTGGCGTCAGGCCGGGTGACCTTCGCGGTCGGAGTGGCCTTCGGCCTGGCCGCCACCGTGCTCGCCTTCACCCGCGGCGGGCCGCGGCTGCGCGGCACGGCCCTGTTCGCGCTGGCGGCGCTGGCCACCATGGGCAGCCCGGTGGTCGGCCTCTTCCTGGAGGTGGCGGCCGCCGCGCTGTTGCTGACCGGCCGCCGCCGGGACTGCTGGCCGCTGGCCGCGGCGCCGGTGGTGGTGGTGACCGGCACCTCGCTGCTCTTCCCCTTCTACGGGGTGCAGCCCTTCGACTGGTGGGCCGCCGCGCCGGTGGTGGCCGCCGCGCTGGCGGTGGCCTGGCTGGTGCCTGACGACTGGTCGGCGGTGCGGCGCGGGGCGCTGGTCTACGCGGCCGGGGTGGTGCTGGTCTGGCTGGTCCCCTCGCCGGTGGGCAGCAACGTGGAGCGGCTGAGCCTGCTCTTCGCCGGCAGTGTGCTGCTCGCGGTCCTGCTCAACGCGCGGCGGCTGACCCGCCGCCGGGCGCTGCTGGTGGCCGTCGCCTACCTCTCGGTGGCCTGCTGGCTGACCGGGCGGACGATGGGCGACCTGGTGGTGACCGTGCCGGTGGCCCGGGCCGCCGCCGACGGCAAGGCGCTGATCAACGAACTGCACCAGGTGGGCGCCGACCGCGCCCGGGTCGAGGTGGTCCCGCTCGCCTCGCACTGGGAGGCCAGCGGGGTGGCACCGTACGTGGACCTGGCGCGCGGCTGGAACCGGCAGGCGGACGTCACCCGCAACCCGCTCTTCTACGCCGACAAGCTCGCCCCGCAGGACTACCACACCTGGCTGCGGCGCTGGGGCGTGGGCTTCGTGGCGCTCTCCACCGACAAGCCGGACGACGCGGCGGTGGAGGAGGCGGCACTGGTCTCGGCCGGGCAGCCGTGGCTGGCCCCGGTCTGGCAGCACGGCAGTTGGCGGCTCTTCCGGGTCACCGACGCCACCCCGCTGGCCGAGCCGCCGGCCGTGGTGCAGCAGGCCGGTCCCGCCTCACTGACCGTGCGGGTGCCCAACGCCGGTCCGGTGCACCTGCTGCTGCCCTGGTCGCCCTGGCTGGGCATCGCCGGGGACCAGGGCGACGCGGACGGCTGCCTGGCCGAGGCGGGCGACTGGACGGTGCTCTACGCGCCCGCTCCCGGCACCTACCGGATCGCCGGGAAGTACTCCTTCGACCGGGGCAGCCCCTGCCGGTCCGGCCTGGCGAAGGGGCGCTGA
- a CDS encoding 8-oxoguanine deaminase, protein MAVQPPPADQRIVIENVAIATVDATDTEYARGHVVIKGNLIESVGDGPAPQWLDNVVRRINGEGHLITPGLVNTHHHFYQWITRGLAQDNILFDWLVALYPTWARIDDRLVHAATLGSAAALLKSGCTTASDHHYVFPKDGGDILGASIEAVQSLGLRFTALRGSMDRSKKDGGLPPDHAVESTEEILIASEAAVDTYHDASFGSMLHVAIAPCSPFSVSTELMREAAVLARRKGVRLHTHGSETAEEEQFCKELFGMGPTDYFESTGWLGEDVWMAHCVHMNDSDIAKFAETGTGVAHCPSSNARLAAGIARVPDMLRAGVPVGLGVDGTASNESGELGTELRNALLINRLHGRPDALTARGALRLGTMGGARVLGRQHEIGSIEVGKLADLALWKVDGIMHSSIADPVAALTLGALPPLAALFVNGNAVVEKGTLTTVNEDQIALACARAAKELAARG, encoded by the coding sequence ATGGCAGTCCAGCCCCCGCCCGCCGACCAGCGGATCGTGATCGAGAACGTCGCGATCGCCACCGTCGACGCCACCGACACCGAGTACGCCCGCGGCCACGTCGTGATCAAGGGCAACCTCATCGAGTCGGTCGGCGACGGTCCCGCGCCGCAGTGGCTGGACAACGTGGTGCGCCGGATCAACGGCGAAGGCCATCTGATCACCCCCGGCCTGGTCAACACCCACCACCACTTCTACCAGTGGATCACCCGGGGCCTGGCGCAGGACAACATCCTCTTCGACTGGCTGGTCGCGCTCTACCCGACCTGGGCCCGGATCGACGACAGGCTCGTGCACGCCGCCACCCTCGGCTCGGCGGCCGCGCTGCTCAAGTCCGGCTGCACCACGGCCAGCGACCACCACTACGTCTTCCCGAAGGACGGCGGCGACATCCTGGGCGCCTCGATCGAGGCCGTCCAGTCGCTCGGCCTGCGCTTCACCGCGCTGCGCGGCTCGATGGACCGCAGCAAGAAGGACGGCGGCCTGCCGCCGGACCACGCGGTGGAGAGCACCGAGGAGATCCTGATCGCCTCCGAGGCGGCCGTGGACACCTACCACGACGCCTCCTTCGGCTCGATGCTGCACGTGGCCATCGCGCCCTGCTCGCCGTTCTCGGTGAGCACCGAGCTGATGCGCGAGGCCGCCGTGCTGGCCCGCCGCAAGGGCGTGCGCCTGCACACCCACGGCTCGGAGACGGCCGAGGAGGAGCAGTTCTGCAAGGAGCTCTTCGGCATGGGCCCCACCGACTACTTCGAGTCGACCGGCTGGCTGGGCGAGGACGTCTGGATGGCGCACTGCGTCCACATGAACGACTCCGACATCGCCAAGTTCGCCGAGACCGGCACCGGTGTCGCGCACTGCCCCTCCTCCAACGCGCGCCTGGCGGCCGGCATCGCCCGGGTCCCCGACATGCTGAGGGCCGGCGTCCCGGTGGGCCTGGGCGTGGACGGCACCGCCTCCAACGAGTCCGGCGAGCTGGGCACCGAGCTGCGCAACGCGCTGCTGATCAACCGTCTGCACGGCCGCCCCGACGCGCTCACCGCGCGCGGCGCGCTGCGCCTGGGCACCATGGGCGGCGCCCGGGTGCTGGGCCGGCAGCACGAGATCGGCTCGATCGAGGTGGGCAAGCTGGCCGACCTGGCGCTCTGGAAGGTCGACGGCATCATGCACTCCTCGATCGCCGACCCGGTGGCCGCGCTGACCCTGGGCGCCCTGCCGCCGCTGGCCGCGCTCTTCGTCAACGGCAACGCGGTGGTCGAGAAGGGCACCCTGACCACCGTCAACGAGGACCAGATCGCGCTGGCCTGCGCCCGTGCCGCCAAGGAGCTGGCCGCCCGCGGCTGA
- a CDS encoding nucleobase:cation symporter-2 family protein has product MALRSTSSTDGGYPPSGPARSDDTTARLPGTSSDRAVHPVDELLPPVELLGTGLQHVAAMYAGVVAPPLIIGAGVGLAPGELALLISASLFTAGLATLLQTLGLFHSVARGPLARGRIGARLPFVNGVSFAGVAPVLAIAKEHSARTALPVIFGAVIVAGALCFLAAPYFSKLVRFFPPIVQGTVITLIGVSLLPVAVNWARGGESPGAPGYGSMRAIGLAALTLAVVVLLNRVLRGFWQQLSLLFGLAIGTALAFPLKLADFGAVRDAKLFALPSPLHFGAPVLDASAITSMCVVMVVAMTESTADMLALGRIVDRPADAPTLAAGLRADGLATALSPLLNGFACSAFAQNIGLVALTKIRSRFVVAAAGGILIVLGLFPVLGSVVSLVPQPVLGGAGIVLFGTVAASGIKTLGEAGLESGSNVILVSVSLGIGIVPIAVPDFYDAFPPAVRTLLQSGISAGCVAAVLLNLLFHHLGARPAAARPSPTP; this is encoded by the coding sequence ATGGCACTCCGCTCCACCAGCAGTACCGACGGCGGTTACCCCCCGAGCGGACCAGCGCGGTCCGACGACACGACAGCTCGCCTCCCCGGCACGTCGTCGGACCGTGCGGTCCACCCCGTGGACGAGCTGCTGCCCCCGGTCGAACTCCTCGGTACCGGTCTGCAGCACGTCGCCGCGATGTACGCGGGCGTGGTCGCACCCCCGCTCATCATCGGCGCCGGCGTCGGGCTCGCGCCCGGCGAGCTCGCCCTGCTCATCTCGGCCAGCCTCTTCACCGCGGGTCTGGCCACCCTGCTCCAGACGCTGGGGTTGTTCCACTCCGTCGCCAGGGGTCCCCTCGCGCGCGGGCGGATCGGCGCCCGGCTGCCGTTCGTCAACGGCGTCTCCTTCGCCGGCGTCGCCCCCGTGCTCGCCATCGCCAAGGAGCACAGCGCCAGGACCGCCCTCCCGGTGATCTTCGGCGCGGTGATCGTCGCGGGAGCCCTGTGCTTCCTGGCGGCGCCGTACTTCAGCAAGCTGGTGCGGTTCTTCCCGCCGATCGTGCAGGGCACGGTGATCACCCTGATCGGGGTGTCGCTGCTGCCGGTGGCGGTGAACTGGGCGCGCGGCGGCGAGAGTCCGGGCGCACCGGGCTACGGCTCGATGCGCGCGATCGGTCTGGCCGCGCTCACGCTGGCCGTCGTGGTGCTCCTCAACCGGGTACTGCGCGGCTTCTGGCAGCAGCTCTCGCTGCTGTTCGGCCTGGCGATCGGCACCGCGCTGGCCTTTCCGCTGAAGCTGGCGGACTTCGGCGCGGTGCGGGACGCGAAGCTCTTCGCGCTCCCCTCCCCGCTCCACTTCGGCGCGCCGGTCCTCGACGCCTCCGCGATCACCTCGATGTGCGTCGTCATGGTGGTCGCGATGACGGAGTCCACCGCCGACATGCTGGCGCTGGGGCGGATCGTCGACCGGCCGGCCGACGCGCCCACACTGGCCGCCGGGCTGCGCGCCGACGGCCTGGCCACCGCGCTCAGCCCGCTGCTCAACGGCTTCGCCTGCAGCGCCTTCGCCCAGAACATCGGGCTGGTGGCGCTGACGAAGATCCGCAGCCGCTTCGTGGTGGCGGCCGCCGGCGGGATCCTGATCGTGCTCGGGCTCTTCCCGGTGCTCGGCTCGGTGGTCTCGCTGGTCCCGCAACCGGTGCTCGGCGGCGCCGGGATCGTGCTCTTCGGCACGGTCGCCGCCAGCGGCATCAAGACGCTCGGTGAGGCCGGTCTGGAGTCCGGGTCGAACGTCATCCTGGTCTCGGTCTCGCTCGGCATCGGCATCGTCCCGATCGCCGTGCCCGACTTCTACGACGCCTTCCCGCCGGCCGTCCGCACCCTGCTGCAGTCGGGCATCTCGGCCGGCTGCGTGGCGGCCGTCCTGCTCAACCTGCTCTTCCATCACCTGGGCGCGCGCCCCGCGGCGGCGCGCCCCTCCCCCACTCCCTAG